The window TTGTGGCAACAAGGTCCTTGGCTTCCTGGCTGATGAATGGGCGCCCGGCAGATGGCGCAGGCCATTCGTAATCTCTATCTTTGGCACGTCGGTAAATCTCGTCGGTTGTCGAGGACTGGAAAGGCGGCTTCGAAGTAAGCATAGCAAAGACAATGATACCCAAGCTCCAGATATCAACCATGTGATCATGacccttcttgcccttctccaAGATTTCGGGTGCGATGTAGTTGGGCGTTCCGCACAGCGTTGTCCGGCGCATAATCTGCATATCCTTGCCTGTCAGAAGCAGAGCAGCCAGACCAAAGTCTCCAATCTTGGCATTCATGTGTTTGTCGAGGAAGATGTTGCCCATTTTCAGGTCACGGTGGATGATACCCTTGGCGTGCATGTACTTGATGGCGCCAGCAATCTGCACCGAGTAAAAGCGCACCTCCGGTTCCGTCAACCCCTTGCGCCTCTTGACCATGTCCATAAGCGAGCCATTGGGGCAGAGTTCCAGGACCAGGTAAGTGCATCGCTCGAAAGTGAAGGCGCGGTGGAACTGGACAATATTCTGATGTCGCATTTTGGAGTGAATTTGCAGCTCGGTTTGGAACTAGAGAGGTCGGTTAATTCTTCTGCCAGATGTCAACAGAAGTATCACAGGAGATCACACCTTTTGCTCCATCTTCGTTGGCATCTGGCTTTTGACAATCTTGAGCGCAAACTTTTTGGAGGATCCAGCTGGTGCCCCCTCGTAGCAGATGGCAAACCCGCCCTTGCCCAAGGCCTTGCCAACCTCGTACACCATGCCTTCCCTCCGGTCCGAGCTGGGTGGTTCGACGACattgttgggtggtggtggcgggtgTTCCTTGTCCTTTGCGGCTTTCAGAACCTGTGCTGCGGCCTTAGTCTTCAGCTCAGTCCGAGGGAGCCGCTGGGCGTTGGCATCCCTTGGGGAGAGGGCCTCCATGTCGACGCCCTTTGCAACCATCGCCGACTGTGTCCTTTGCTGTGTTGCAAGCCGAGAACTTTTTGTTCTCAgcgatgttgtggtgttcgaggaggagatcgGTGAAGAGGGGACCGAAACTAACGTCACGCGTCAAACGGCTGGTCCACTATTCTGTTGACACGTCAGTAATGTCCAAAATGCATGCAGTGCTGTCAACAAGACAGCTTTGGGCGTTGCAAAGGTGCACACGACATGAATTTTCGTGTGGGATGGGTGGGGGGCAGGGAGGGCCGTTGTAAACAAGCAAAAACGCACCGTTGGACTGTGTTGACTGTTTGGCGCTCGGTGGCCGTCATGAAAAGTAACGGGCTATTACGATTGGTAGACACACCGGAAACCGAGTCGACAATTACACCAAACTGTGTAAGTGGCAACAAAAGCCGGCAATCAacagatgatggtgggtgaTGCCGGAAGTGTGTGGATGTCGCTTGTTCAAGAATTCAATGTGGATGAAAGGCCAGTGAGATCCATGTTTGCTCCTCCCCGGTGTCGCCAGGGCAACGGCCTTCAAACGGCGGCAACACTAAGTTGTCGGATGTGCATGGGCCACATCTTATCTGATAAGAACATTCACCTCGCCTGCTTCCTGCGTTTGATCAATTCTGATTGGCCATTCACCGTGAGAAAGCTCCCCGCCATTGCCGATGactccatctcatcaactGAAACTGATTGCTATACCGGTTATTTGCTCTCTCGAGTGTTGGTTTACTATGCAATAATCGGTCTATCTTTGTTGAGGGATCCTTGTCTCTTGTATTAATGTATAGACGGCTAGCTACACGATATTGCTCCGCCATTACACCCTTCCCTCGACTATCTCGCCCAAGATCCTTGACTCAGCAacattcctcctcccccatctcgcGAGATTCCCAAATTTCATGGCCAACTGGAGGCCAGCCAAGATTCGCCATGGTTTCCCTGCCCCTATTCAAAATCGCTGCTCTCTTTGTACGGCATATCTCCAAATATGGCGCGGTTCGTCCCCCTTGACCCGACTCTTCTCCGCGGCAGACCACTGATGTTGGTTTCCGCTGCAGAATCACATCAAGCACCAAGCCCATGAACATCCACGCTTTCGCGCCTTCGCTGCCAGATACGGCCAGGTCATCCACCAAATAAACATGCGACTGTCGGTTGCTACGATGCGCAATACCGAAGCTGCTCAGAAAGCAAAGGAGAAAGCCGAAGCGCCCACAGTCAAGACAGAAGAGCAAGTCAAGCGGGAGGAAGAGCTCAAGGCCAAATATGGGACCACCCCACGAGACTCTCACCCTGTTAAGGAGCCACCAAAAAGCATCTGGAGGCGACAATTTAGGGCTCTTCCTGAAGCCAAGGCTGTGGATTTGTTTGCGGATGTTATTGGCGATGCGTTCATCTTGGCCATTGCCACCGGGTTGGTCACTTATGAGTACTGGAGAACCTCTCAGAAACCagacaagaacaaggagaTGATCCAAGAGTTGGAGAAACAAGTTGAGGAGTTAAAGCAGAGGggtgaggagcttgaggaagCAGAAAAGCAGCAGCGAGAGAGGGTGCGGCTGATTGAGGAGGCTCTGAGGGCATTCAAAGACCCAAAGACAAAGCAGCCCCTTTTGGCTACCCCTGCAGCATAATTCATTCAAATCGAGCCTCGCTGCGGGAATGTTCACAGAACGGGCAAGCACCACTTAACGTGGCTGCCTGAGCATATGTGCAATGATGTAAGTATTAGACAGCGCTGTGGGTCATTGTAGGTCCAGTAACCCGATGTGGCTTTGAGTTTTATGTTCTGGGGAAAGAGCAATGATAGACATGGCAGGCGGGAACTCATCTCTGGGATAGAAGGAAGCGATACCCTCTTACTTTTCACAAACCAAAATCTCAACACATTTCCAATTGTTTTAAGTTGCTTGCTACCCATCAGTGACAGCAAACATGAGGAACCATCACCCTGTTGAAACACCAACCAGCCTCGTTTGCTCAACCCTGAGATCCCGTCAACCATGGACAACAGTCGCGACAATGCTTCTGCAGTCAGACAGTAGAAAATGGCGTGGTATGAACCTTTGGCCACCTCGCTTTCTCCGACAACATTCTAACCAGTTATAGAATCTACCCTCCAGTCCCACGACATCTCTCTAGTCGTTGAGCAAGAGCATGCGGAGGTCTTTCAGGTCTACAAGTTTATCTTGATCTCACCAGATGATGTCGAAACAGGGGAGCCTACAGCAATGGCTCGAATTACCCAGCTCGGGCGAGATCTCGGCGATGCCAAAGCAGGTGTCATTTTCCTGCTTGACCAGGAGAATGAAAAGGAGCACGGAGATGCTATAAAAGCGTTCATGTCACTTCAGATCAAGTTTGCCTCCCTCTTTTGCACTTTCTGTTTATTTTTCCACTGACATGATTCCCAGATTGATGGATGTCCACCCAAGTGTCCCCATTCTCCCTTTGACTAGTTTTGACGCGTTACCATCAACCCTCAAAACTTTCCAACGTGGATATTCGGAGGGCCTTGATGACGGAATTCAGCAGCAAGTGAATATTGATGTTTCTAGGGATTTGTTAGGCTGTTGTTCGGCAGGAGAAAGGCAGCTCTCTAGGCAGGCGGTCGATACGATGTCTCAGAGTGGAGAATTCTTCAGCTTTCGAGAGCTGTTGGTTGATGGCCAATTGGCGGAACGCGAGGGTCAAGAGAGAATGCACGATGTGTTGGGACCagaggatgggaagagatTTGTGAGGTTCTGGTTGAGGTAGATAGGTATGCCATCCTCTCTTTGAGTAGGGAACCCCCAGAAGGTAGGTCGATCAGTGGTAAAATCTCGCCCAGGAAGGACAAGCTGGGAGAAATCAGTCTTCACCAACCAGTACACCACACCAGATTATCGTTAGGCGCCAAACCAGCACAACTTCACTTTGCCAAGTTCCGTGTTTAGCTTTGCCGTTCAATTCAACAGTATCTGTATGCTTGAAAAGTTAATCATCACCTCTGTACTGACATAGAGCTAATGAACACAGGTATCTGGGTATTCTAATTCCCCTCATAGGGCACGACACTACCCCATTCATCTTCCCATCTCTCTCCGATTCACATTCGACAGTGAATATGCCTAACCTTGAATAAGGCAGGTCGCCGAGCTGGTTTCATATGCTCATGATCAATATTACAAAGCCATTTATCTCTGCCGATTGCATCTCGGCACCAAGAAAATGCTGACTGCATGATAGGGGTCGCTTCCTATTTGCCCCGCACCAGAACCACAACCCTCCAGGTGAAGCAGACAGGCGGCGCTGTTGCATACAGTCTCAGTCCCTTTATCACACTCGTAGTTGAGGGGGCCAAATATATAACTATGGCGTTAAATGTTTGAATCCACAAAAGACTTCGCGCTCTCAGTTTGGCCTTTGTATATCGAGCAACAAAGCCCTCCCTACGATATTCAGCATCACCCACTAATATGAAACGGTCAAGACGACATCAGCTTGCTCTAGGCGGATGCTCTTAACGAGTATACCAAGGAAACAGCACGGCTACTTGGTCCTGAGCGTCTTGCTGCCCTCAGCAACATCTTTAGCCCTGAAGAGCTGGACAAAGTTATCGAGGATTCGGGAGCCGAGTTTCGACGTTTTCGTCCTGACAAGCCTCGACTGTGGTCAGCACTCAAGACTTTCGTTGCGCCAGTCTCAACACTTGCAAGAATAGCTGTTACCCCCGCCTCAGTAGCTGACTTCGGTGTTGCAACGAGTGCCGTTCTCGGCGCAGCCGTATATCAGCAGGTATTCCGGGAACTGCACGACTTCACGGAGAGGTTAGACCAATATGTCAATGCCACCATCGACGGTGCGCTGCGGCGAAAGATCGTCGCAATTCTCGCTACTATTTTGAAGGTCATCGGGCGGTCCGAATACCTAATCTCCAAGCGACACTTTCATGCCTATCTCCGTGTCACCTTCCTGGGTAAAGATGAGGCTACCAAGAAACTGATCGACGACTTGAATCGCATTCTTGGCAGCGAACAGAGATACGTCCTCGGCGTGACATATGCAACAGCTCAAAGGACTGAGGAGATAGCCAAGACGGTCAGCAACACAGCAAACCAGACTTTGGAGCTTGTCAAGAACAGCGCAGACAAGGCATccaaggacgaggatgaagcgTGCCTGAGGCAAATTCTTTGCGATACGTCGGCCTGGGATGACGTCCAGGAGATCTTCGACACCAATGAATGGCACCTCCTCAATAATACCGGCGAATGGCTTCAGAAAGAACCTCTCTTCCAGTCATGGATGAGCCGCAACGCCTCGATTTTGTGGATTTTCGGTGGCCCAGGAGCTGGCAAGAGCTTCCTCTTTACGAGCATCGTCAAGCAGCTATTTGAGCAAGCCGAATTTGCTGTCAGCAACGGCGTGCCTGCCGAATCTGTAGCCTACTTCTttgtcaagaagaacaacgaCACCTTGAGAGACGCCAACGTGATTCTCAAAACGCTTGCCTGGCAGATTGCAGCACAGGACCAGAACTTCAGGCAGCACGCCATCAACATTTGCAAGCAACGAAGCCTGACGGCCGTGGCCGAACAGACTTGGAATcatatgtttctgaactACTACAACCAGCCTGGTGGGAAGGACACACAAGCCGTCACAATCTTAGTAGACGGTCTAGATGAAGCCACACCGAAGACTCAGAGGACCATTCTCGGTCTGATGAAGGATCTGGTCGTATCTCGAAACATGAACAGCCACCGTGCCATCAGATTTGCCATCATCGGGAGGGGTTCTCTGAAAAGTGATGTGGAATTCGAACGGCTGGAGAAAGCATACTTCATCGAGGTGTCGTGCACCAAGAATCAGAGTGACATCGACAGCTACATTCGCAAGCGACTCCCAGAAATTAAggtccttctccagctggcCTTGAAAAAGCCCGATGGGGTCATGAAAGCAAAGAAAGAAGGCAATAAAATCTTGAAGACGGTATCAGAAGGAGCGGAAGGGGTGTTCTTATGGGCCCGGCTCTTGTTGGATAGTCTCATCGAGAAAGAACTACCACAGATCAAGGCGACTTTGGAACACTCGCCTTCCAGCCTGGACGGCATGATCTTTTCGGTTTTCGATCGGTTCGACAAGGACAAAGTAATCGACGAGAGCGTTATGCGGAAGATGCTTCTGTTCATGACGTACTCAAGAAGGCCTCTGCTGTTTGGAGAGCTGAACCTCATTACAACTTTGCCTGCTCTGGAGACGAACTACCTGCTCCGGAAACACATGCGCAGCACACTGTCCTCAGTTTTCGACTTGAAGTTCCGTGACGATCGTGATCCTCTCCTTCCGACAGAATCGAACGAAGACCTGGGAGATGCCAATGACCAAGCGGGCGGCCATTCCATTGCTTACGAAGATGAGGTCACTCTAGAGTTCAattccgacgacgacgatgaggatgatgatgaggatataGCCTCGGATGGCGATtcagacgacgaggacggcgaTATATACAGCATTGTTTTCGCGCGCCAAGACAAAGTCCATTCCCAACTCTGGACCGCATGATGAGAGCGATCCCAGTACTGGGCTAAAGGCTCAATCTGAAGCTCTTAGCGAAATGCTAGAGTGGCTGAACATTGGCCAGTTGAAGTCCCGCGTCACCTTCTGCCACACACGCATCCGACACTATCTAGTACGAGAGGGATCCCCCAAGACACGAGACTTCCGCTCGTTATCGATTATACCCGAAATCGAAAACACCCATGTCAACATTGTCATTACCTGTCTTGACATACTTCGTCTGGCGCTGGCGTTGCCAACCGAGTCTGCTTTCCTATGTGACTACCCCCTATGCCACCTTCCGTACCACCTGGAGGAGATTGATAAGGACGCAGTTGCTCCCAGAGATGCGGCCAAGATAGTTGAGGGGCTCTACTGGCTGTTTGGGACCGAGAAAGGATGTCTCAGTCTGCTGCAGTCGGTGTTGCAATATGATGAATTTCACGGGTCGCATCGGACATTCTGGAATATGTGGATTGCCACCGACAAGTACTTCAAAATCGTTTAGGGCTGGCTGGGGCAGGCGGAATGTCTTAAAGATCTCATGACGGAAAActacgaggacgacgaggacgatgctGTGGTGTGGATGCTCTCGGCCGCTGCGTCGCTCCCTGTTCTCCTGCAGCCCATGATGAAGGCTGCGTCCAAGAAGTGGTTCGACAGGCCAGATTTCAGTGCAGAAACCCACGCCGATAAGGGGAACTGGGTGACCTGGCTGCTTCACGGGTGGCTTAACTGGGTAAGAGCATCACTATTGTCTTTGCAAGTTTAAAGACTACTAACGTTTGCTCCAGGCTGAAGATGGGAAACCACCCACGGAAGAGCAAGAATTCGAATtaggaggagttggttgggTTATGAGCTTCTCACACCGGAGCGATTGGAACACGTCGCAGAGTGGGCTAAACGGCCAAAGGATGTGCACTGGCATACCTGTCTAGGCTGGATGCTCCTAGAAGGGTCGCATTACGACTCAGCTATTGATCACTACAAACAAGCCATCGAGCTCTGCGATGATGCCTGGCCCGCATTGGAAGGTCTCGCCCGGTGTCTTGGAAGCCAAGGCAAGTACCAGGAGGCCATTGAGTGGCAAGAAAaggccatcaacgccatTCCAGAAGACTCAACTTGGATCAGCGCCTATCTCTGGCCTCGGATTGGCGAATGGGCCGATCTTATTGGAGATGAAGACAAGGCGTACACGGCGGCCAGGATAGGCTTCCAGACGGAGCCGTATGCCATCCTGGCCACCACGACGTACCTGACGAAACTCGATCAGCGAGGAGAGTACGCAGAGCTGATGTGGGCTCTCCAGAGCTTGCATGATCTTGAGGACTACTAACGTGAGGGGACAAGCTTGCTTGTTCGCCTGCTCGTTCATGGCGAATACATAATCTCGCAGATGGGCAACGCCTGTGCACGGAATGGTCGCCCTCAGTTTGCTCTGTACGCCCTTGACAAAGCGCTGGAAGTTGTCGACGCTGATGATGCACGTGACTACATCAAAGTCTGGCTTCCCTACCAAATAGCCACCTTCAAATATCACTGTTATGGTCTATGGGAGAAGGGTGCCAAGCTTTGGGGGATTTTCTTGGAACGACTGTCGGCGAAGGGGGAGAACTTTGAAAGTTACTTCTCCAATTGGAAGAAATGGGCGAGAAACAGGCTCTCGCAGCATTATTTTGACACGGCAGTTCGGTCGTGCAAGCTAACCAAAGTCTGCGGCCGCTCAGCGCGGACAAGCTCAGGGAGCTGGCTGTCGAGGTTTCCAccgggctggaggaggggtatgaTGGCTTTGACTTGTTCCGCACCGACTATCCGGCTATGatctgggggaggtggtcgagagTCTACAAGGGCGTGGAGGAATCGGTGTGGAGGAAGTGTTTCCGCGCTGCTGTTCTGGAGGGGCTGAAcagtgttgatgatgatccCACGAACGATACCAGCGGTTTGCAGCACGTGGCCAAGATATTGCTGCATGTGGGCGACAAGCACAGTGCTTCTGCTATTCTGGCCATTCTCTTCAATGGTGTCAAGGCTAAGTCAGAGCAGAGCGCCGTAGAAGGAGGGAGCGAAGATGACGGCGATAATAACAAGGACCATGCGGGAAGCGGCCAACCTTTGAGTCTGGCTGATCCGCCGGCAGAGACTCGTAGCCAGGAGACGCCACCTGAAGCCTCTCCCACCAAGGCAAACGAGTTGCCTCTCAATATCGACGAGGATGCCGGGATTTTTACCTGTGACCATTGTCAGAGGGAAACTGGCGAGGTTTCCGAGTTATTTTATTGCGAGGTGTGTCCAGAGGTGACCAACTGGTGTGGGGAGTGTTTGGCACTTTTGAAGGACCCAGAGCAACGAAGGTCGATGATGTCCTACAGATGCAGCCCGGAGCACGACTTTTACAGACTGTGACCTGTTCCTGATGAGGCGAGGTACATAGCTGCGTCGTCgtttgaggatggggtcacggtgaagaaggagtggTTGGATCAGCTGCGGCGCGAATGGTGGGAGGCCACGAA is drawn from Podospora pseudocomata strain CBS 415.72m chromosome 1 map unlocalized CBS415.72m_1, whole genome shotgun sequence and contains these coding sequences:
- a CDS encoding uncharacterized protein (EggNog:ENOG503P4NV; COG:S), whose translation is MYRRLATRYCSAITPFPRLSRPRSLTQQHSSSPISRDSQISWPTGGQPRFAMVSLPLFKIAALFVRHISKYGANHIKHQAHEHPRFRAFAARYGQVIHQINMRLSVATMRNTEAAQKAKEKAEAPTVKTEEQVKREEELKAKYGTTPRDSHPVKEPPKSIWRRQFRALPEAKAVDLFADVIGDAFILAIATGLVTYEYWRTSQKPDKNKEMIQELEKQVEELKQRGEELEEAEKQQRERVRLIEEALRAFKDPKTKQPLLATPAA
- a CDS encoding uncharacterized protein (EggNog:ENOG503P8RE), with protein sequence MRNHHPVETPTSLVCSTLRSRQPWTTVATMLLQSDSRKWRESTLQSHDISLVVEQEHAEVFQVYKFILISPDDVETGEPTAMARITQLGRDLGDAKAGVIFLLDQENEKEHGDAIKAFMSLQIKLMDVHPSVPILPLTSFDALPSTLKTFQRGYSEGLDDGIQQQVNIDVSRDLLGCCSAGERQLSRQAVDTMSQSGEFFSFRELLVDGQLAEREGQERMHDVLGPEDGKRFVRFWLR